From the genome of Bacteroidales bacterium, one region includes:
- a CDS encoding TIGR01212 family radical SAM protein (This family includes YhcC from E. coli K-12, an uncharacterized radical SAM protein.): MEFPWNHKRRYNALTNYFQNKFGERIQKLSVNAGFSCPNRDGTINVNGCSYCNNNAFNPSYCSPEKSISQQIEEGIQFHTNRYRRAGRYLAYFQTYSNTFADINILKSKYEEALQCPDIIGLVIGTRPDCIDDEKLDYLKELSEKYFVSIEYGVESCYNKTLEKINRGHTFEQSVKAIEETAKRNLHNGIHLVFGLPGESREEMLEEANIISKLPVTVVKFHQLQIIKDTAMVDDYKMNPEKYFIFNLDEYIDFIIDFIERLNPEILIERFTAEVPPRFLVKGGFGLLRTDQILQRIEKRIEDRNTWQGRLFKHQ; this comes from the coding sequence TTGGAATTTCCCTGGAATCATAAGCGACGCTATAATGCTCTTACGAATTATTTTCAAAATAAATTTGGTGAGCGAATTCAGAAACTGTCTGTTAATGCAGGTTTTAGTTGTCCGAACCGTGATGGAACAATAAATGTAAATGGTTGTTCTTATTGTAATAACAATGCTTTTAACCCATCGTACTGTTCACCGGAAAAATCTATTTCACAACAAATAGAAGAAGGAATACAATTTCATACTAACCGCTATCGCAGGGCTGGTAGGTATTTGGCGTACTTCCAGACTTATTCGAATACATTTGCCGACATCAATATTTTAAAATCAAAGTATGAAGAAGCTTTGCAATGTCCCGATATTATTGGCCTTGTAATTGGTACACGACCTGATTGTATTGATGACGAAAAACTAGACTATTTAAAAGAGTTATCAGAAAAATATTTTGTTTCTATTGAATATGGCGTGGAATCGTGTTATAACAAAACTCTTGAAAAAATTAATCGTGGTCATACATTTGAACAATCGGTAAAAGCAATTGAGGAAACTGCAAAAAGAAATTTACATAACGGGATTCATTTGGTTTTTGGATTGCCCGGTGAGAGCAGGGAAGAAATGCTTGAAGAAGCAAACATTATTTCGAAACTTCCGGTTACGGTTGTGAAATTTCACCAGTTGCAAATTATTAAAGATACAGCAATGGTTGATGATTATAAAATGAATCCTGAGAAATATTTTATTTTCAACCTTGATGAATATATTGATTTTATTATTGATTTCATCGAACGATTAAATCCTGAAATTTTGATTGAACGATTTACAGCCGAAGTCCCGCCGCGTTTTTTAGTAAAAGGTGGTTTCGGTTTATTACGCACCGACCAGATTCTACAACGAATTGAAAAAAGAATAGAAGACCGAAATACATGGCAGGGACGATTGTTTAAGCACCAATGA